A window of the Xiashengella succiniciproducens genome harbors these coding sequences:
- a CDS encoding 2-isopropylmalate synthase, producing the protein MSTRIYIFDTTLRDGEQVPGCQLNTIEKIEVARQLEKLGVDVIEAGFPVSSPGDFNSVVEISKAVSNPTICALTRAVKKDIEVAADALKHAKRGRIHTGIGTSSYHIYNKLNSNPEEIIERAVEAVKYARKFVDDVEFYAEDAGRSDNEYLARVIEAVINAGATVVNIPDTTGYCLAQDYGTKIAYLVNNVPNIDKAIISTHCHNDLGMATANTMAGILNGARQVEVTMNGIGERAGNTSLEEVVMTLKCHKYLGYETGIDTTQIMKTSNLVSTLMRMPVQPNKAIVGRNAFAHSSGIHQDGVLKNRENYEIIDPVEVGVKESSIVLTARSGRAALKHRLSVLGYELEPRDLDAVYNKFLELADRKKDISDEDLEVLVGRNKNDEPKPLELVSLQVVCGKSTIPTATVQVSFNGDVFTETASGNGPIDAAFTAVKALVKRRVRLEEFLIQAITRGSDDLGKVHVRIEHKGDTYYGFAANTDIVTASVEAFLDALGKIR; encoded by the coding sequence ATGAGTACCAGAATATATATTTTCGATACTACACTCAGAGACGGCGAACAAGTGCCCGGCTGCCAGTTGAATACAATTGAGAAAATAGAAGTAGCCAGACAACTTGAAAAACTAGGCGTGGATGTCATAGAAGCCGGTTTCCCGGTCTCCAGTCCCGGTGACTTCAATTCGGTGGTGGAGATCTCCAAGGCTGTCTCCAATCCTACTATCTGCGCCCTGACCCGTGCAGTAAAAAAAGACATTGAGGTAGCTGCCGACGCACTGAAGCATGCAAAAAGAGGACGAATTCATACAGGAATAGGAACTTCAAGCTATCACATCTATAATAAGCTGAATTCAAACCCTGAAGAGATAATCGAAAGGGCTGTTGAAGCAGTCAAATATGCCCGGAAGTTTGTTGATGATGTTGAGTTTTATGCAGAAGACGCAGGTCGTTCTGACAATGAATACCTGGCCCGTGTAATCGAAGCAGTTATCAATGCAGGTGCAACTGTTGTCAATATTCCTGATACCACTGGTTACTGTCTGGCTCAGGATTACGGAACAAAGATTGCCTACCTGGTCAACAATGTACCCAACATCGACAAGGCCATTATTTCTACCCACTGCCACAATGACCTTGGTATGGCTACAGCCAACACCATGGCAGGTATCCTGAACGGCGCCCGTCAGGTAGAGGTCACCATGAACGGTATCGGTGAAAGGGCCGGTAACACCTCTCTCGAGGAAGTTGTAATGACCCTCAAATGCCATAAATACCTGGGCTATGAAACAGGTATCGATACCACCCAGATCATGAAGACCAGCAATCTTGTATCTACACTGATGCGGATGCCGGTCCAGCCCAACAAAGCCATAGTAGGACGCAATGCCTTTGCTCACTCCTCGGGTATCCATCAGGACGGAGTATTAAAGAACCGTGAGAACTACGAGATTATCGACCCTGTAGAAGTCGGAGTCAAGGAATCCTCTATAGTGCTTACTGCCCGTAGTGGACGAGCAGCACTCAAACACAGGCTCAGTGTTCTTGGCTATGAGCTTGAACCTCGTGATCTTGACGCAGTCTATAATAAGTTCCTGGAACTTGCTGACAGGAAAAAAGATATTTCAGATGAAGACCTGGAAGTACTTGTAGGTCGTAACAAAAATGATGAGCCAAAACCGCTTGAGCTTGTTTCTCTGCAAGTTGTTTGTGGTAAATCAACAATACCAACTGCAACTGTTCAGGTCTCATTCAATGGTGATGTATTCACCGAAACTGCTTCTGGCAACGGTCCTATTGACGCAGCCTTTACAGCAGTCAAAGCACTTGTAAAACGCAGGGTACGCCTTGAGGAGTTCCTTATTCAGGCCATTACCCGCGGTAGCGACGACCTTGGTAAGGTTCATGTCCGTATCGAACACAAGGGTGACACCTATTACGGATTTGCAGCCAACACCGACATTGTAACTGCTTCTGTTGAAGCATTCCTCGATGCACTGGGGAAAATTCGTTAG
- the leuC gene encoding 3-isopropylmalate dehydratase large subunit, whose amino-acid sequence MAGKTLFDKIWEKHVVDNIEGGPSVLYIDRHMIHEVTSPQAFAGLKARGIKVRRPDRTVATADHNIPTLDQHLPIQDELSRFQVNKLKENCAEYNVPLYGLNHPYNGIVHVIGPELGLTQPGMTIVCGDSHTSTHGAFGSIAFGIGTSEVEMVLATQCLMQSRPKTMRINIEGQLRPGVVAKDIVLYIISKLTTGGGTGYFVEFAGSAIRSLSMEGRMTICNMSIEMGARGGMIAPDETTIEYVKGREFAPKGKDWDRCVEEWRKLPSDPDAKFDKELTFDAADIEPMITYGTNPGMGIGITKHIPKVDDLDKASQTSFVKSLEYMNFNPGEPMLGKKVDYVFVGSCTNGRIEDLRAFANFIKGKKKAEHVTAWVVPGSKQVEQQAIQEGIRDILEAAGVKMRQPGCSACLAMNDDKIPEGKYAVSTSNRNFEGRQGPGARTMLASPLTAAATLITGVVTDPRTML is encoded by the coding sequence TTGGCTGGAAAAACACTTTTCGACAAAATCTGGGAAAAACACGTAGTGGATAACATTGAAGGAGGTCCCAGCGTACTTTACATCGATCGCCACATGATACATGAGGTAACTAGTCCTCAGGCGTTCGCAGGTTTAAAAGCAAGAGGGATAAAGGTGCGCCGTCCCGACAGGACGGTTGCAACAGCTGACCACAATATCCCGACTCTTGATCAACACCTGCCTATTCAGGATGAACTCAGCCGTTTCCAGGTTAACAAACTAAAGGAAAACTGCGCTGAATACAACGTACCTCTGTACGGGTTGAACCACCCATACAACGGTATTGTTCACGTAATTGGTCCCGAACTTGGTCTCACCCAACCGGGAATGACAATAGTATGTGGTGACAGTCACACCTCCACTCATGGGGCCTTTGGTAGCATTGCCTTCGGTATAGGTACCAGCGAAGTGGAAATGGTACTGGCAACCCAGTGTCTGATGCAGTCCCGTCCAAAGACAATGAGGATAAATATTGAAGGACAACTCAGACCAGGAGTTGTAGCCAAAGACATCGTACTGTACATTATCTCAAAGCTTACCACAGGTGGTGGAACAGGATACTTTGTTGAGTTTGCCGGTTCTGCAATACGCAGCCTCTCTATGGAAGGCCGTATGACTATATGTAATATGAGTATTGAGATGGGTGCCCGCGGAGGTATGATAGCCCCCGACGAAACCACTATCGAATATGTTAAAGGTCGTGAGTTTGCTCCCAAGGGTAAAGACTGGGACCGATGCGTCGAAGAATGGCGTAAACTGCCCAGCGATCCTGATGCTAAGTTTGATAAGGAACTGACCTTTGATGCAGCTGATATCGAACCGATGATTACATATGGAACAAATCCTGGTATGGGTATCGGAATTACCAAGCATATACCAAAGGTAGATGACCTTGATAAAGCTTCACAAACAAGCTTCGTCAAGTCTCTGGAGTATATGAACTTCAATCCGGGAGAGCCTATGCTGGGCAAGAAAGTTGACTACGTCTTCGTGGGAAGCTGTACCAACGGTCGTATCGAAGACCTCAGGGCTTTTGCCAACTTCATCAAGGGCAAGAAAAAAGCTGAGCATGTTACTGCATGGGTAGTACCCGGTAGTAAGCAGGTTGAACAACAGGCAATCCAGGAAGGCATCCGTGATATCCTCGAAGCTGCAGGTGTTAAAATGCGTCAACCCGGATGTTCCGCTTGCCTTGCCATGAATGACGACAAAATACCTGAGGGTAAATATGCTGTATCGACATCCAACAGAAATTTTGAAGGAAGACAGGGGCCCGGTGCCAGAACCATGCTTGCTAGTCCGCTGACTGCTGCAGCAACCTTAATTACAGGGGTGGTAACTGACCCGCGCACTATGCTTTAA
- the ilvN gene encoding acetolactate synthase small subunit, whose translation MKQEFTITVFSENQVGVLTQITNVFTRRNLNIESLTTSMSAVPGVHKFTIVVFATHDEIEIVRNQIEKRIDVIKAFVLTEDEIIHQEVALYKVPTKALLSGNEIESLVRKYGARILEVTEEYTVIEKTGHQNETQELFDKMDKYGVLQFTRSGRIAVTKSKNEFLDNYLKTIEQKQKGLSAN comes from the coding sequence ATGAAACAGGAATTCACAATAACAGTCTTTTCGGAAAACCAGGTTGGGGTCCTTACTCAGATCACGAATGTGTTTACCCGACGTAATCTCAACATCGAAAGTTTGACAACATCTATGTCAGCAGTACCGGGTGTGCACAAGTTTACTATCGTAGTTTTTGCAACGCATGACGAGATAGAAATTGTCAGAAACCAGATCGAGAAAAGGATAGATGTCATTAAAGCCTTTGTGTTGACCGAAGATGAAATAATTCATCAGGAAGTAGCCCTCTATAAGGTGCCCACCAAAGCCTTGCTTAGCGGCAATGAGATTGAAAGTCTGGTGAGAAAATATGGTGCCCGTATTCTGGAAGTAACCGAGGAATATACGGTAATTGAAAAGACCGGTCACCAGAATGAGACTCAGGAACTATTTGATAAAATGGACAAATATGGAGTTCTGCAATTTACCCGCTCAGGACGTATTGCTGTTACCAAATCAAAGAATGAGTTCCTTGACAACTACCTGAAGACTATAGAACAAAAACAAAAAGGATTATCAGCTAACTAA
- the ilvB gene encoding biosynthetic-type acetolactate synthase large subunit — MDTLSKTAIKKDIQTPVRITGSEAVVRSLLNEGVDLIFGYPGGAIMPVYDALYKVQKELHHVLVRHEQGAIHAAQGYARVTGKVGVAIVTSGPGATNAVTGIADAMIDSTPLVVISGQVASGLLGTDAFQETDVVGVTLPITKWNYQVKKAEDIPYAIARAFYIARSGRPGPVLIDITKDAQFASLDYVYNPIHYIRSYTPVPDVNLDQIKEAARLINLSKKPLALIGQGIILGNAEQELREFLEKTGIPAAWTLLGLSALPSDHPLNVGMLGMHGNYGPNIKTNEADLIIAIGMRFDDRVTGDLKSYAKNAKVIHLEIDEAEINKNVHADAPVIGNVKDTLPLLTASVSPNSFPEWVEEFRACYRIEYDRIIKSQLNPAKEGLTMGEVVNKVSEACNHDAVIVTDVGQHQMMASRYFKFKQTRSVVTSGGLGTMGFGLPAAMGAKLGAPDREVVLFVGDGGFQMTVQELGTIHQTKIPVKIVLLNNNFLGMVRQWQELFFDSRYSFTELINPDFQTLAKAYSIETVKVTKREDLDDAIKQMVNHDGAFLLEVVVEQEGNVFPMVPSGASVSDIRLE; from the coding sequence ATGGACACACTATCCAAAACAGCGATCAAGAAAGACATCCAGACACCAGTTAGAATTACGGGATCGGAAGCCGTTGTAAGATCGCTACTGAATGAGGGCGTTGACCTCATCTTCGGCTATCCAGGAGGAGCAATCATGCCGGTTTATGATGCTCTGTACAAGGTTCAAAAGGAGTTGCACCACGTATTGGTAAGACATGAACAAGGTGCGATTCATGCAGCTCAGGGCTATGCTCGTGTAACAGGTAAGGTGGGTGTGGCAATTGTGACATCCGGACCAGGCGCAACAAATGCAGTTACCGGTATTGCTGATGCTATGATAGACTCAACTCCGCTTGTTGTAATCAGCGGTCAGGTAGCCTCCGGCCTGCTTGGTACAGATGCCTTTCAGGAAACTGACGTGGTTGGTGTCACTCTTCCAATCACAAAATGGAATTATCAGGTGAAAAAGGCTGAAGATATACCCTATGCCATTGCCAGAGCATTCTATATTGCACGCAGTGGCCGTCCGGGACCAGTGCTGATTGACATAACCAAGGATGCTCAATTTGCCAGCCTTGACTATGTATATAATCCAATACATTATATACGCTCATACACTCCGGTGCCAGATGTCAATCTGGATCAGATCAAGGAAGCTGCAAGGCTTATCAATCTGTCCAAAAAACCATTGGCCCTTATCGGTCAGGGTATTATCCTGGGTAATGCAGAACAGGAACTAAGGGAATTTCTCGAAAAAACAGGTATTCCCGCAGCATGGACCCTTTTGGGTCTTTCAGCCCTGCCTTCCGATCACCCGCTTAATGTGGGTATGCTAGGTATGCATGGTAATTACGGTCCAAATATCAAGACTAATGAGGCTGACCTTATCATAGCAATAGGTATGAGGTTTGACGACAGAGTTACCGGTGATTTGAAATCCTATGCCAAAAATGCCAAGGTAATCCACCTTGAAATAGATGAGGCAGAGATAAATAAGAACGTTCATGCCGACGCTCCGGTAATTGGAAACGTCAAGGATACCCTGCCGCTATTGACTGCTTCTGTTAGTCCCAACTCCTTCCCGGAATGGGTTGAAGAATTCAGGGCCTGCTACAGGATTGAATACGACAGAATCATTAAGAGTCAGCTAAATCCCGCCAAAGAGGGTCTGACTATGGGTGAAGTAGTTAACAAGGTTTCAGAGGCATGTAACCATGATGCAGTTATCGTTACCGACGTTGGCCAGCACCAGATGATGGCAAGCCGATATTTCAAGTTCAAACAGACTAGGAGCGTTGTAACATCAGGTGGACTTGGAACCATGGGCTTCGGTCTGCCGGCAGCAATGGGAGCCAAACTGGGTGCGCCCGACAGGGAAGTGGTACTTTTCGTTGGTGACGGTGGATTCCAGATGACCGTCCAGGAACTGGGAACTATTCATCAGACCAAGATACCTGTCAAGATAGTTCTCCTCAACAATAATTTCCTTGGCATGGTACGTCAGTGGCAGGAATTGTTCTTCGACAGTCGTTATTCGTTTACCGAACTTATAAATCCGGACTTCCAGACCTTGGCAAAGGCATACAGCATCGAAACAGTCAAGGTCACAAAACGGGAAGACCTGGATGATGCTATCAAACAAATGGTGAACCATGACGGAGCATTTCTGTTAGAAGTTGTGGTTGAGCAAGAAGGTAATGTATTCCCAATGGTACCTTCCGGAGCTTCTGTGTCGGACATCCGATTGGAGTAG
- the ilvC gene encoding ketol-acid reductoisomerase — MAKINFGGTEENVVTREEFPLEKARQVLKDEVIAVIGYGVQGPGQALNLKDNGFNVIVGQRKDSKTWDKAVADGWVPGKTLFPIEEALEKGTIIQYLLSDAGQISVWPTVKKYLTPGKALYFSHGFGITYKERTGIIPPAGVDVILIAPKGSGTSLRRMFLQGRGLNSSYAIFQDATGKAKERVVALGIGVGSGYLFETTFQREVYSDLTGERGTLMGAIQGIFAAQYEVLRKKGHTPSEAFNETVEELTQSLMPLVAENGMDWMYANCSTTAQRGALDWWKKFRDATLPVFNELYEEVEKGNEAQRSIDSNSQPDYRAKLEQELKELRESEMWQAGAVVRKLRPENN, encoded by the coding sequence ATGGCTAAAATCAATTTCGGAGGAACCGAAGAGAATGTTGTTACAAGAGAAGAATTCCCATTGGAAAAAGCACGTCAGGTGCTTAAAGACGAAGTAATCGCCGTAATCGGTTATGGAGTTCAGGGGCCCGGCCAGGCACTAAACCTGAAAGACAATGGATTCAATGTTATCGTTGGTCAACGTAAAGATTCCAAGACCTGGGACAAGGCCGTTGCAGACGGCTGGGTACCTGGCAAAACCCTTTTCCCTATTGAAGAAGCTCTGGAAAAAGGAACCATCATTCAATACCTTCTTTCTGATGCAGGTCAGATCAGTGTTTGGCCAACAGTTAAGAAGTACCTAACCCCAGGTAAAGCACTTTACTTTTCACACGGATTCGGTATTACATATAAAGAACGTACAGGAATAATTCCTCCCGCTGGTGTGGATGTAATCCTTATTGCTCCAAAAGGTTCAGGAACAAGCCTACGACGTATGTTCCTCCAGGGTAGAGGCCTCAACTCAAGCTATGCTATCTTCCAGGACGCCACAGGAAAAGCTAAGGAAAGAGTTGTTGCCCTCGGTATTGGTGTAGGTAGCGGTTACCTTTTTGAAACTACCTTCCAACGCGAAGTGTACAGCGACCTAACTGGTGAACGCGGAACCCTGATGGGTGCAATACAGGGGATCTTTGCTGCTCAATATGAAGTACTTCGCAAAAAAGGACATACTCCATCTGAAGCCTTCAACGAAACAGTAGAAGAGCTGACTCAAAGTCTTATGCCTTTAGTAGCTGAAAACGGTATGGACTGGATGTATGCAAACTGCTCTACTACTGCTCAACGCGGTGCTCTTGACTGGTGGAAGAAATTCCGCGATGCTACCCTTCCCGTATTCAATGAACTTTATGAAGAAGTTGAAAAAGGAAACGAAGCACAACGTTCAATTGATTCCAACAGCCAACCCGACTACCGTGCAAAACTTGAACAAGAACTGAAAGAACTGCGCGAATCGGAAATGTGGCAGGCCGGTGCTGTAGTTAGAAAACTGCGCCCCGAAAACAATTAA
- a CDS encoding 30S ribosomal protein S16: MSVKIRLTRRGRKGYAFYHIVVADSRAPRDGRYIERIGSYNPNTNPATIEVDIDKALKWINNGAQPTDTARSLLSAKGVLMKKHLLEGVKKGAFDEAEAERRFQLWLDEKAAKAQAKKEQLDSKKSQAEKEKLAQEAKVNAARAEKIAKKKAEQAAEVAEEAASEEATEAPAESPASEEPQAE; encoded by the coding sequence ATGTCTGTAAAAATTAGATTAACAAGACGCGGACGTAAAGGTTATGCTTTCTACCACATAGTGGTAGCAGATAGCAGGGCGCCACGGGATGGCAGGTATATTGAAAGGATAGGTTCTTACAATCCTAACACTAATCCTGCTACTATCGAAGTCGATATCGATAAGGCCTTGAAGTGGATAAACAATGGTGCTCAACCTACAGATACTGCCCGCTCACTTCTCAGCGCAAAAGGTGTCTTGATGAAAAAACACCTGCTTGAAGGAGTAAAGAAAGGTGCATTTGACGAAGCTGAAGCAGAACGTCGCTTCCAACTTTGGTTGGACGAAAAGGCTGCAAAGGCTCAGGCAAAGAAAGAACAGCTAGACAGCAAAAAGTCGCAAGCTGAAAAAGAAAAGCTAGCACAGGAAGCTAAGGTCAACGCAGCAAGAGCTGAAAAGATCGCTAAGAAAAAAGCAGAACAAGCTGCTGAAGTTGCCGAAGAGGCTGCTTCTGAAGAAGCTACTGAAGCTCCTGCTGAAAGCCCCGCATCAGAAGAACCTCAGGCTGAATAA
- the ilvD gene encoding dihydroxy-acid dehydratase translates to MKIALRSNTTTQGRRMAGARSLWRANGMKDEQMGKPLIAIVNSFTQFVPGHAHLHNIGQEIKQLIEKQGCFAAEFNTIAVDDGIAMGHDGMLYSLPSRDIIADSVEYMVNAHQADAMICISNCDKITPGMLMAAMRINIPTIFVSGGPMEAGKSNGRSLDLVDSMVAAADDGISDDEVLAIEQNACPTCGSCSGMFTANSMNCLNEAIGLALPGNGTIVATHVNRKGLFKQAANQIVKLAYRYYGDGDTSVLPRNIATRSAFMNAMTLDIAMGGSTNTVLHLLAIAHEAGVDFTLKDIDQLSRKIPVLCKVAPNHEQYHIEDVNRAGGILNILAELARGGLIDTSVRRLDYPTLADAIAEYDITKRNISEKALEVYSSAPGGFFNLQLGSQKAKYSNLDLDRQKGCIRDIEHAYFKDGGLAVLYGNLAPAGSIVKTAGVDPSIFHFRGPARVCESQDEACDAILSGRIAEGDVVIIRYEGPKGGPGMQEMLYPTSYLKSRNLGKKCALITDGRFSGGTSGLSIGHVSPEAASGGPIALVEDGDIIDIDIPNRSMNILISDEELQNRLARESAKGKDAFKPKQRNRVISKALRAYAGMVTSADRGAVRILPDEV, encoded by the coding sequence ATGAAGATAGCATTAAGAAGTAATACCACAACACAGGGACGCAGAATGGCCGGTGCCAGGAGCCTGTGGCGTGCCAATGGCATGAAAGACGAACAGATGGGTAAGCCCCTGATTGCAATAGTCAACTCTTTCACACAATTTGTTCCCGGGCACGCACACCTACACAACATTGGCCAGGAAATTAAGCAATTAATTGAGAAACAGGGTTGCTTCGCAGCAGAGTTTAATACAATTGCAGTGGATGACGGTATTGCAATGGGCCACGATGGTATGTTGTATTCACTGCCATCCCGTGATATAATAGCGGACAGCGTTGAATACATGGTTAATGCCCACCAGGCCGATGCAATGATATGCATTAGCAACTGCGATAAGATCACTCCAGGTATGCTGATGGCTGCAATGCGGATTAATATTCCTACCATTTTTGTATCCGGCGGTCCTATGGAAGCCGGCAAAAGCAATGGACGTTCACTCGACCTTGTCGACTCAATGGTAGCTGCTGCAGATGATGGTATATCAGATGATGAAGTCCTTGCAATTGAACAGAATGCATGTCCTACCTGCGGTTCATGTTCGGGTATGTTTACCGCCAACTCGATGAACTGTCTTAATGAAGCCATCGGTTTGGCACTGCCAGGCAATGGAACCATCGTTGCGACTCACGTAAACCGCAAAGGACTCTTCAAACAGGCTGCAAATCAAATAGTAAAACTTGCATATAGGTATTATGGTGACGGAGACACCTCTGTCCTTCCTCGCAATATTGCTACCCGCAGCGCATTTATGAATGCGATGACCCTGGATATTGCTATGGGAGGCTCAACCAACACCGTACTTCACCTGTTGGCTATAGCCCACGAGGCCGGTGTTGACTTCACATTGAAAGATATAGATCAGTTGTCCCGCAAAATACCGGTACTTTGTAAAGTAGCTCCTAATCATGAGCAATATCACATCGAAGATGTGAACCGCGCAGGAGGTATCCTAAATATTCTTGCGGAACTTGCCCGTGGAGGTCTGATAGATACTTCAGTGAGACGTCTCGACTATCCTACACTTGCAGATGCTATAGCTGAATACGATATTACAAAGAGAAATATCTCTGAAAAAGCTCTTGAGGTATACAGCAGTGCTCCGGGCGGATTCTTCAACCTGCAACTCGGATCTCAGAAAGCAAAATATAGCAACCTTGACCTAGACAGGCAAAAAGGCTGTATCAGGGATATAGAGCATGCATATTTCAAAGATGGCGGACTTGCCGTCTTATATGGCAACCTAGCACCTGCCGGATCAATTGTAAAAACTGCAGGTGTTGATCCATCAATATTCCACTTCAGGGGACCTGCAAGAGTTTGCGAATCACAGGATGAGGCCTGTGATGCAATCCTTTCAGGCAGAATAGCTGAAGGAGATGTAGTAATAATCAGATATGAAGGACCCAAAGGAGGACCGGGAATGCAGGAGATGCTCTATCCTACCTCTTACCTGAAATCACGTAACCTTGGCAAAAAATGCGCCCTGATTACTGACGGAAGGTTTTCTGGGGGAACTTCCGGACTCTCAATAGGGCACGTATCTCCTGAAGCAGCTTCAGGAGGTCCCATTGCATTAGTTGAGGATGGCGATATCATTGATATTGACATCCCCAATAGGAGCATGAACATCCTGATAAGTGACGAGGAATTACAGAACCGTTTGGCAAGAGAAAGTGCAAAAGGTAAGGACGCTTTCAAACCAAAACAGAGAAATCGTGTTATTTCCAAAGCACTTAGGGCATATGCAGGTATGGTGACTTCAGCCGATCGCGGCGCAGTAAGAATCCTCCCTGATGAAGTATAA
- the rimM gene encoding ribosome maturation factor RimM (Essential for efficient processing of 16S rRNA) has translation MIDKSDLVNIGTLARPHGVGGEVLLRLQPALTGYEPDPDYIFIDLMGGLIPLEVYSLRYKNEQELLLLLDTIDSEEKARRLQGSDVFIDPEQLGEAPDEGDFSLADLIGLSVYDRTAGFIGIVTGIEEISNNPIAYIDHNGSEVMLPVHKDLISNIDLEKQIMKIDAPEGLIELNTD, from the coding sequence ATGATCGACAAATCAGACCTTGTTAATATCGGTACCTTAGCCAGGCCACATGGCGTTGGTGGAGAGGTATTGCTCAGGCTTCAACCTGCATTGACAGGCTATGAGCCGGATCCTGACTATATTTTCATTGATCTTATGGGAGGTCTGATCCCTTTAGAAGTCTATTCTCTCAGATATAAAAACGAGCAGGAGCTACTGCTCCTGCTCGATACAATAGATTCGGAAGAAAAAGCCCGTCGTTTGCAGGGCTCCGATGTTTTTATTGATCCCGAACAACTTGGCGAGGCTCCCGATGAAGGGGATTTTTCGCTAGCTGACCTAATCGGCCTATCGGTATATGACCGCACTGCGGGTTTTATCGGAATCGTTACTGGCATTGAGGAAATCAGCAATAACCCCATTGCCTACATTGATCATAATGGTTCGGAAGTCATGCTTCCTGTTCACAAAGATCTGATCTCCAACATCGACCTTGAAAAACAAATCATGAAGATCGATGCTCCCGAGGGACTTATCGAATTAAATACTGACTGA
- a CDS encoding 2,3,4,5-tetrahydropyridine-2,6-dicarboxylate N-succinyltransferase: MQEIIERVWEDRSLLSRSESREAIREVIELLDKGKLRVAEPLAEGWKVNEWIKKAVILYFPMQEMQTIEIGPFEFHDKMALKRNYKELGVRVVPHAVARYGAYVARGVVLMPSYLNIGAYVDEGTMVDTWATVGSCAQVGKHVHLSGGVGLGGVLEPVQASPVIVEDGAFIGSRCIIVEGCRIGKEAVLGANVVLTGSTKIIDVSGSEPIEYKGFVPPRSVVIPGTYTKKFPAGEYQVPAALIIGQRKESTDLKTSLNHALRDFGVAV; this comes from the coding sequence ATGCAGGAAATTATTGAAAGAGTATGGGAAGACAGAAGTCTTCTGTCACGTTCTGAAAGTCGTGAAGCTATCAGGGAGGTAATAGAATTACTTGATAAGGGTAAACTCAGGGTTGCTGAGCCCCTTGCTGAAGGCTGGAAGGTCAATGAATGGATCAAGAAGGCCGTGATTCTGTACTTTCCTATGCAGGAAATGCAAACAATAGAGATTGGCCCTTTTGAGTTTCATGACAAGATGGCTTTAAAGCGTAATTATAAGGAGTTGGGTGTTAGGGTTGTTCCTCATGCTGTAGCCCGTTATGGAGCCTATGTGGCAAGGGGTGTAGTCTTAATGCCTTCCTATCTGAATATCGGAGCCTATGTGGATGAGGGTACCATGGTAGATACATGGGCCACAGTGGGCAGTTGCGCCCAGGTTGGCAAGCATGTTCATCTTAGCGGGGGAGTAGGACTTGGTGGTGTGCTTGAACCAGTTCAGGCTTCGCCTGTTATTGTAGAGGATGGTGCTTTTATAGGTTCCCGTTGCATTATAGTAGAAGGTTGCCGCATTGGCAAGGAAGCAGTTCTGGGCGCCAATGTAGTACTTACAGGATCCACAAAGATTATTGATGTAAGCGGTAGTGAACCGATAGAATACAAGGGTTTTGTGCCACCTCGCTCAGTGGTAATACCAGGAACCTATACTAAGAAGTTCCCCGCAGGTGAATATCAGGTTCCTGCTGCGTTAATAATAGGACAAAGAAAAGAATCAACTGACCTGAAGACTTCACTCAATCATGCTTTGAGGGATTTTGGGGTGGCAGTGTGA
- a CDS encoding acyl-CoA thioesterase, with translation MVLEDFYHVTGIQIRFNDADGFGHVNNTIIQEYFDIGRVHYLKDALGGDKLWKDGRHLLIVSNKTDFYKQTMPDDSIHVYTMVSKIGTKSISMVQWLVRDGETQPTATCESVMAGFNKETQTGMVIPEDWREAFNRMEKGRLSQYLIR, from the coding sequence ATGGTACTTGAAGATTTTTACCACGTCACAGGGATACAGATCAGATTTAACGATGCTGACGGCTTTGGACATGTAAACAACACAATTATTCAGGAATATTTTGATATCGGTCGAGTGCACTATTTGAAGGATGCACTTGGCGGGGACAAGTTGTGGAAAGATGGTCGTCACCTTCTGATCGTATCCAACAAGACAGATTTTTACAAGCAAACTATGCCTGATGACTCAATTCATGTCTATACCATGGTTTCCAAGATAGGCACCAAGAGCATCAGTATGGTACAATGGCTTGTAAGAGATGGAGAGACCCAGCCTACGGCTACTTGTGAATCGGTAATGGCCGGTTTTAACAAGGAAACACAGACAGGGATGGTGATACCTGAGGACTGGCGTGAAGCCTTCAACAGGATGGAGAAGGGGCGCCTCAGTCAGTATTTAATTCGATAA